One Conger conger chromosome 18, fConCon1.1, whole genome shotgun sequence DNA window includes the following coding sequences:
- the tlx1 gene encoding T-cell leukemia homeobox protein 1 yields the protein MDHIGIHLHQNQAEPISFGIDQILNNADQGSCMISNPRLQDSDYGLGCIVSSAYNTMTGNYNTNNSVGYSSNACSVASLNGSYNVNMGMNMNGNNLNSAGVIRVPAHRPLSTVHSSIPCSMSTMPGMGNVNSINNLTGLTFPWMESNRRYTKDRFTGHPYQNRTPPKKKKPRTSFTRLQICELEKRFHRQKYLASAERAALAKALKMTDAQVKTWFQNRRTKWRRQTAEEREAERQQANRILMQLQQEAFQKTLNQPVNPDPICLHNSSLFALQNLQPWTESTSKISSVSTCE from the exons ATGGATCATATAGGAATTCATCTGCACCAGAACCAGGCAGAGCCCATAAGTTTTGGTATCGATCAAATTTTGAACAATGCGGATCAGGGGAGCTGTATGATTTCCAATCCCAGGCTGCAAGACTCCGACTATGGTTTAGGATGCATCGTCAGCAGCGCGTACAATACGATGACTGGCAACTATAACACCAATAATTCTGTGGGATACAGCAGCAACGCATGCAGCGTCGCATCTTTGAATGGGTCTTACAATGTGAATATGGGCATGAACATGAACGGGAATAATCTTAATTCGGCTGGAGTCATCCGTGTGCCAGCGCATCGACCGCTGAGTACCGTCCACTCATCAATACCCTGCAGCATGTCTACGATGCCAGGTATGGGAAACGTCAATTCTATCAACAATCTCACGGGATTAACTTTTCCCTGGATGGAGAGTAACAGAAGATACACCAAAGATAGATTTACAG GTCACCCGTACCAGAACCGGACACCACCAAAGAAGAAAAAGCCAAGGACATCCTTCACCAGACTCCAGATCTGCGAACTGGAGAAGCGCTTTCACCGACAGAAATACCTGGCGTCTGCAGAGAGAGCGGCCTTGGCCAAGGCACTTAAAATGACTGATGCGCAAGTCAAAACATGGTTCCAGAACAGGAGGACAAAATGGAG ACGTcagactgcagaggagagggaggccgaACGGCAGCAAGCGAACCGAATCCTCATGCAACTCCAGCAAGAAGCCtttcaaaaaacattaaacCAGCCAGTCAACCCAGACCCAATCTGCCTGCACAACAGCTCCCTTTTCGCCCTTCAGAATCTTCAGCCATGGACTGAGAGCACAAGTAAAATCAGCAGCGTGTCTACGTGTGAATAG